The sequence AAATAAAATTGAAACATTTCATTACAAGCCAATTCCGAATTTTTATTTTTCGAAAGGAAATCAGGAAATGGATTTCTTTTTGTTTAAAAGAAATGCTATTTCTGAACGAAAAGAAATGAATCTGGCCGTTAATCTGCAAACGCCTTTAAAGATTTCCAAAAGTAAAATGAAACATTTCAGGAGAATTGAAAATCTTGATTTGGATATTGTTGAAGAGAAAGACTTTAAGCCTTTTTGGAAAAATGTTCTGGAACCAAGATTGCAGGAAAAATTCAATGCAAAACCAGTTCATACTTGCGAAGAAATTACCTTTTTAAAACAGCGATTCCCAGAAAAAATAAAACAATATTCAGTTTATCAAAATGACGAAATTATTGCTGGAATAGCTATTTTTGAAACTGAACATGTAGTGAAATCACAATATGGAGCGACTTCTGAAAAAGGAGAAAAAGTAAGAGCTTTGGATTTTCTTTTTATCAATTTGATTCACAAATACAAGCGAAAAGGAAAACACTTTTTTGATATGGGAATTGTCAATGAAGATAATGAAAGCGGTTATCATCCAGGTCTTTTGAAACAAAAAGAAGAATTAGGTTGTAGTGTTTATAATCAGGATTTTTATAAAATCGATTTATAATACTAGACCTAACAGGTTTTTAAAACCTGTTAGGTTCTATGGAACAACCAAACTCTTAAAAATCTACTAAATAAATATGATACCATTTTTAGACCTAAAAAAAATCAACGAACCGTATGAAACTGCTTTTCAGGAAAAACTGAAATCGGTTTTAGAAAACGGCTGGTATATTTTAGGAAAGGAAGTCGAAATTTTTGAAAAGGCTTTCGCCGAATACAATCAAACGAAATATTGCATTGGAGTTGGGAACGGATTTGATGCTTTAGTTCTAATTTTTAAAGGCTATATTGAATTAGGAAAACTCAAAAAAGGCGATGAAGTCATCGTTCCTGCAAATACCTATATTGCCAGTATTTTGTCAATTTTACAAGCCGATTTGATTCCGGTTTTTGTCGAGCCAAAACTGGAAACTTACAACATAAATCCAGATTTAATTCAGGAAAAAATCACTCCAAAAACAAAAGCCATTTTAGCTGTTCATCTCTACGGGCAATTGGCAGAAATGGAAAAAATCAATGAAATTGCAGAAAAAAACAATCTTCTTATTGTTGAAGATGGCGCACAATCTCATGGAACAATCAACAATCAAAAATCAGCAATCAAAAATCTTAAATCAAGCGTAGCGTATAGTTTTTATCCTGGAAAAAATTTAGGTTGTCTTGGCGATGGTGGTGCGATTACAACAAATGATTCGGAGTTGGCAAAAGTGCTTTTTTCGCTTCGAAATTATGGTTCAGAAAAAAAATATTACAATGAGTTTATCGGTGTAAATTCCAGATTAGATGAATTGCAAGCTGGATTCTTAAGTTTAAAATTACCGAATTTAGATGCAGATAATCAAAAAAGAAGATTAATCGCAAAACGTTATTTGTCTGAAATTAAAAACCAAAAAATAATCTTGCCTTTTTGGGATTTATCCGAAAATCATGTTTTTCATTTATTTGTTATTCGAACAGAAAACAGAGAAGCTCTGCAAAATTATTTAGCTCAAAATAGTATACAAACGGTTATTCATTATCCAATTCCGCCGCACAAACAAAAAGCATTTTTGGAGTGGAATAATTTGTCGTTTCCAATTACAGAAAAGATTCATAACGAGGTTTTAAGCTTGCCAATAAGTCCGGTTTTAATAGAATCTGAAATCGATTTTATTATTGAAATTTTAAATCAATATTAAAATCGTGTCGGATAAAAAATCATATCAGCAAATTTTAAAAACGACTTCGCTTTTTGGAGGCGTTCAATTTTTTTCGATTTTAATTTCGGTTGTTCGAACGAAGTTAATTGCTGTCTTTATTGGTCCCGCCGGAATGGGAATTATTGCATTGCTCAATTCGACTTTGGGTGTTTTAAGCAGTATTTCCGGTTTCGGAATTGAGACTAGTGCTGTAAAAAGCATTTCTGAAAATTATAAAAACGACGATTTAAAAACGGTTTCCAAAACCATTCAAATTGTAAAGAAAATTGTGTTTTTTACGGGAATTTTTGGAATGTTTTTGACTTTAGCTTTTTCAAAAATTTTGAGCATCATAACTTTTGGAGACTCCAGTCAAACCTTTTCTTTTGCAATACTTTCGGTTACCATTTTGCTCAAGCAATTGAGCTCAGGACAATTGGCCGTTTTACAAGGTTTGCGATCTTTTAGACTTTTGGCGAAAGCCAATTTATACGGCAATTTATTCGGACTTCTTTTTTCTATTCCGTTGTATTATTTTCTAAAAATCGATGCTATTCTTCCAACAATTATAATTGCTTCGTTGTCGGCTTTGATTTTTTCATTTTACTATTCAAATAAAGTAAAAATCGAAAAGGAAAAAATAGAAAATTCTGCCGTATTTTTAGAAGGGAAATTGATCGTGAAGTTGGGTTTTATGCTGACAATCAGCAGTGTTTTAACGCTTTTGTCAACGTATTTGGTTCAAATTTATGTTGGAAAAATTGGAGGTTTGGATCAAGTTGGTTTTTACAACGCCGGATTTACTTTGTTGAATTCCTATGTCGGAGTTATTTTTACCGTAATGAGTACTGATTATTTTCCAAAATTAGCTTCTATAAATTCGGATAATGAAAAAGTTAGGGAAAGTGTTCAGCAACAAGCTTTTATTTCCGTTTTAATTATTACGCCAATTATTGTTTTGTTTCTCACTTCCAGTTCGTTGATCATTAAACTAATGTACACTTCAAAATTTGAAGTCATAGTTCCAATGATTTGCGCCGGAATTCTCGGAATGTTATTTCGCGCCGTTTCTTGGTCAATGGGATTTGTTTTGATAGCAAAAGGCGACTCAAAAATGTTTGTAAAAACGGCCATTGGTTTCAATATTTTATCCGTGATAATGAATATTGGAGGCTATTATTTTTATGGATTAGAAGGTTTGGGAATCAGCTTTTTCCTGTACTTTTTATGTCATTTTATCGGACTGAAAATCATTACCAAAAAGCGCTATGATTTTTATTTCGAGAGAGAATTTTATCAGCTTTATTTTGTTTGTTTTGGTATTTGCGCAACTTCATTTTTGTTGCGATTTATCGAGAACGAGGTTTTAAAATATAGTTTGTTTTCGCTCATGATTTTAGTCTCTTTTGGTTTTAGTTTTTATGAAATCAACAAAAAGATGAATTTAAGCGAAATATTTACTTCATTTGTTCAGCAAAAAAAAGGAAAAAATGATCCGGAATAGTTACAGAAAATACAAGTCATTTTATCAAAAAATCAAGTTTTACTGGTCGGTAAACTGGACAAAAACGCTGTATTTTAATTTCAAGAAATTTCCTTTTCAAACCGCTAAAAAACTTCCGGTTTTCTTTTACAAAAGAGTAAAATTTACTTCAATTTCAGGTGAAATTCAAATCGAGGGAAAAATCCAAAAAGCAATGATTGGTTTTGGACAACCTTATGAATTAAACACCGTTCATCGTGGCATTGCCGAAATCAATATTCAAGGAAAACTAATTTTTAAAGGGAAATTTCAATTTGGTAAAGATTATTTTCTTTTTGTTGGCGAAAATGCGGTTTGCGAATTGGGAAATATGTCTTCAATGGCTTCAAACGCAAAATTGATTTGTCTCGAAAAAGTAGTTCTAGGAGATTATGCTCGTTTTGGCTCTGAGTGTCAAATTATAGATACTAATTTCCACGATTTAATAGATACGCAAACAGGCGAAAAACTTCAAAAATCGGCACCAATTTTAATCGGAAATTTTAATTTTATTAGCAACAGAGTTTCAATTATGAAAGGAACTCAAACTCCTGATTTTTGCACTATTGCCTCAAATAGTTTGTGTACAAAAGAGTATGCTTCTTTGGGCGAAAATATTTTAATTGGTGGTGTTCCTGCTCAATTAATAAGAGAAAATGTTTCGCGAGATTGGCAAGGCGAAAAACAACAATTAGACGATTTTTTGACGATTTAAAAAATGGGACGCGGATGACACAGATTCGCTAAAGCGAAAACGCGGATTAAAACGGATTTTTTTAAAAGCATTCATCAAAAAAAATCCGTTTTAATCCGCGTTTTTACGAAGTAAATCCGAAAAATCAGCGTTCTATCATAATACGAAGACGTTGTTTAATTTCTAGTGAAATATATAGGAATAACAACTTAAAATTCGAAGTTTTATAGGCCAAAATCATTTCAAAATGAATACGTTTTAAAATTGCTTTATGTTCCTCTTTTGTTCGGTTTAGCAGAATTGCTTTTTTGATAATCAGATATGTGGAATGATTTATTTTTTTTGCTCGGGCATCATTTTTAAGAAAAAAATGCGTTCCTAAAGAATTTGAAGCAATACGTTTTTGAATCAAAATTTCATCAATATAATCAACATCATATTGGCGTGAAGCCCGAATCCACAAATCCAAATCTTCATACGCCAGATTTTCATCATAACCATTCAAATCATCAAAAACCGATTTTTTAACCATTGAAGAAACAGAGCAAATACTATTTCCACCTGAAATTACGCTTAAATAAATATCGCCGGTTTTCCTTTTTTTGATTGTTTTTTTCGCGGCATCTACAGCAAAATAATACGAATCATGAGCACCATTTTCAGTAATCAATTCGGCATTTCCATAAACAATTCCGAGGTTTTTAAATGCGGTTTCTTGAAAAGCTTTTGTTTGCAATGAAACACAATTTAGCATTAAAACATCATCACAAGCCAAGTCGATTATAAAATCGCCTTTTGCCAATTTTAAAGCTTTATTGAAGGATTTTGTACTTCCTAAATTCGTTTTGTTTTCAATAAATCGAATTTGTGGATAATCAATCAGAAATTTTTTAATTGTTTCTTTAGAATTATCAGTGCTAAAATCGTCAACTACAATTACTTCAATAAACGAATAATCCTGATTTATTGCCGAAGTCAAACTTTCGACAACAAATTTTTCCTGATTATAGCACAAGCAAATAATAGTTACTAATGGATTATCGTACATATTGGTTTTTGAGTATTTGTCTAATTTTAAATGAGTAAATTTCTTAATCTCGCAAAGACGCGAAGTCTTTTTTTAAGTTTTTTAAAATAAAACTTTGCGACTTCGCGACTTTGCGAGCAATTTTTCGTTGCTGAAGAAAAAAAACTTAAAAATTATCCCGCAAACATAGGACTCATTTTTTATGTTTCTATGTGTTAAAAAGATATATTTGGTACGAAAATAAGAAATCACGAATGATATCGACTCACAAAAAAAAGAAAATTGCTTTAATTGGTTACCGTCTGAGCGGAGGCGGAAGCGATAAAGTAATGGCAAATTTGTCCATTTTTTTTCAGCATAAAGGTTTTGAGGTCGATATTATTATTGTTTTAGATGAAGTCAGTTTTCCGTATTTGGGGAAATTGGTGAATTTGGGCTTGCTGAAGAATAAATCAAATGGAATTTTTAATAAAATTAAACGTTTAAAGGCTTTAAAAAAGTATTTGAACGAAAATCATTTTGATTTTATAATTGATTTCCGTTTCCGAACGAAAGTTATTCAGGAGCTTATTTTAGCCCGATTTATCTATAATGCCAAGACCATTTTTACCGTTCATAGTTTTTTGATTGATCATTATATGCCTAATAATTCATGGTTGACGCGATTAATGTACAATCATTGTCTGGCAAATGTGGCGCTTACAGATGAAATGAAAACGCTGATCGAGACAAAACATAAATTGCAAAATGTGGTCACAATTCATAATCCAATTTATTTGGAAGAAATTGTGAAAAAGCAAATTGAAAAAATAGACATTGCATTTGATTATATAATTGCAATTGGACAATATGAAAACGAAATAAAACAGTTTGACAAACTGATTTCAAGTTATGCAAAATCTGATTTGATTGAGAAACAAATCCATTTGGTGATTGTTGGAAATGGTGACGAATCAAAACTTCAAAAAGCAATTTCAGATCATCAAATTCATGATTTTGTACATCTTTTAGGGTACCAAAATAATCCCTTTAAATATTTGAGCAAGGCTAAATTTTTAGTTTTAAGCAGTAAAAATGAAGGTTTTCCGAATGTTATTTTAGAAGCTTTGGCTTGCGAAATTCCGGTTGTTTCTTTTGACTGTGATTTTGGACCGCGTGATATGATTTCTTCTTTTGAAAATGGAATTTTAGTCGAAAATCAGAATTGGGAAAAAATGACTGAAGCTTTAAATTTATTGATTTCCAATACAGATTTATATCAAAAATGCAAGCAAAATTCGCAGAATAGTATCGATCCATTTTTATTGGAAAAAATTGGACAGCAATGGTTAAATTTGTTGCAGGAACATTAAATATATGACAACAGTTCAAGATATTTCATTATTAAAAATTCCAGTTGTCGAAGACTTGAGCGGAAATTTGGCTTTTATTCAAAATGGCGTTTTGCCTTTTGAATTCAAACGCGTTTATTATCTTTTTGATGTTCCGAGTACTGCTTTTCGCGGCGGACATTCGCATATTGAGCAACATGAAGTTTTGATTGCTTTAAGTGGCAGTTTTGAAGTGATTGTAAACGATGGAAAAGACAAAAAAAGTTATTTGCTCAACAAGCCAAATGTTGGTTTGCATTTGCCAAAAGGAATTTGGCGCGAACTTGAAAATTTTTCTTCAGGTTCAGTTTGTCTTGTTTTGGCTTCAGATGTTTTTGAAGAAACCGATTATATTCGGGATTATGAAACTTTTCTGAATTCCAAAAAATGAAACTTCTGTATGTTGTTCCCAAAATAAAAAATGCTGGCGGTGTTGCGCGAGTCTTGGCTGTGAAGGCGAATTATTTTGTCGAACATTTTGGTTATGAAATTCATATTTTATCACAAAATGAAAATGATGAATTGCCGTTTTATGACTTCAATTCTAAAGTTGTTTTCCACAATGTAATCTTAGAAGGAAATGCTTTAAGGTTTTTACAATCCTATAAAAAACAACTAAATGAAAAGCTTAGCGAAATCAAACCAGACATGATTTTAGTTGCCGATAATGGTTTGAAAGCCTTTATTTTTCCGTTTATTGTCAACACAAAAAGACCAATTGTTTTTGAAGTTCACGGTTCAAAATTTATTGAAGAAAAAGCTCAAAAAACAGATTTTATTTCAAAATCAATTCAAAAAAATAAATATCGTTTTAAAGATTTTAGTGTTCGAAAATTCACAAAAATTGTAGCGCTTTCAGAGGAAAGCAAAAATGAGTGGAAAGCAAAAAATACAATTGTAATTCCAAATGCTTCCTGGATTAAAACAGAAAAAAACTCAGATTTAAAAAATAAGAAAGTCATAGCTATTGCCCGATATTCTTATGAAAAAGGCCTAGATCGATTATTGTTGATTTGGGAAAAAGCAGTCAAAAAACATCCTGATTGGATTTTGGATATTTATACAGATGATTTTGATTCTCTAAAAAGCATAGTTGCCGATTTAGGATTAAACTCAAATGTAAATATCTTTGGTTTTGTAAAAAATATTGAAGAGAAATACCGCGAATATTCCATTTGCGCCATGACTTCAAGATCTGAAGGTTTTCCGATGGTTTTGTTGGAAGCGATGGCTTCAGGACTGCCTTGTGTCGCTTTTGATTGCCCAATTGGTCCAAGAACTATAATTACAAACGAAGAAAATGGATTTTTGATTCCGGAAAATGATTATGAAATGTATGTTGAAAAACTTTCTTTTTTAATTGAAAATGAAGAGTCAAGATTGAAATTTGGGAAAAATGCTAAACAAACCTCTGAAAATTATTCTGTGGATAAAGTAATGGAGAAGTGGAGATTGTTTCTAGAAAATATTATAATTGTTTAATTCTTAGTGAGTTTTATTGTTTTTAGTCCCAGCGGGACGCAATATTTATAGAAAAGCAGTTTAGGTTTTTAAGAAAACCCCCAGCGGGGTGATATTTTTAAACGCATAGATTTCGCTCCGCTGGAGCTTTGGAGCAATTCTGAATTATTTGCTATAAATATTTCGCTCCGCTGGAGCTCTGGATTTTCAAAAAACAAAAATATCCCAATTTATAAAGATCAAAAAGAAATAAAGATGGCTTTTCAGAAAGTAAATTCCGTTCGATTTTATTTTGATTTTTTTTGAAAATGAAATTCGAAAAACCGATCAATTTTAGCTTTTTCAAAATTTTAAAAGCTTTAATTATTTTGCTTTCTTGCGAAGAAATTTTTCTAGAATTATGAAGAAAAACTAGGTTTTCCAGCGCCGTTTTTGTTTTGGCTAAAAACACCTCTGAAGTTTCTAAATTCAGATGAAAAGTTGGGTTTTCGATTTGAAAAACTTCGAAATTGTTTCTTTTTAAAACCGAAAAGAAAAGCAAATCTTCATAACCATATTTTGTAATTTCTTCATCAAAAGGGAATTCGAGAAAAACTTCTTTTTTAATCCATAAATTAGAAGTTAAAGTCGAAACAGTTTCTCTTTTCTGACCATAAATCCAACGTAAAAGTTGTTCTTTTTGAGGTTTTTTATCTGCATAAATTATTCCACCAAAAACAATTTTTTCTTCGGAATTTGAAATTGCAGAAATATAGTTTTGGATAAAATTATCCTGCGCAGGAAAAGTATCGCAATCCAGGATTAATAATCCATCGTATTTTGCTTTTTGCGCTAATGAATTGATGTTTTTTCCTCTTCCTAAATTGGCTTCATTGATAAGAAAAGAGCAATTTGAAAAAGAATTAATTTCTTGATTTTTAGTATTTAATTCTGATTGAGAAGCGTCGTCTTGACAAAGAATTTCAAAAGTAATGCCACAGGAATTGCACTGTTTTACAAGTTCGTTAACGAGCGGTAAAACAGCATAATTATAAACCGGAATTAAAATGGAAAGCATTACACGCTTCTTTGCACGACTTCGAAGATTCTTTCATCTTCGCATTTCAATGTTTTTGATGGGAATTTCATCAATAAAGCATAATCGTGGGTTGCCATGATAACGGTTTTGCCAAGAGCATTGATGTTTTTTAATACTTCTAAAACCTCCGAACTTGTTTGCGGATCAAGATTTCCTGTTGGTTCGTCGGCAAGAATGAATTCTGGATCGTTAAGCAATGCTCTTGCAATTGCAACACGTTGTTGTTCACCTCCAGAAAGCTGGTGAGGCATTTTGTTCAAGAAGTCTTTCATTCCAACTTTATTCAAAACTTCGTCGATTTTGTGCTCCATGGCTTCTTTTTCTGTCCATCCAGTTGCTTTCAAAACAAAAAGCATATTGTCTTTTACAGAACGGTCTGGAAGCAATTTAAAATCCTGAAACACAATCCCAATTTTTCTTCTCAAATACGGAATATCGTTCTCTTTTAAAGTTGCCAAATCAAATTCAACAATATGTCCTTCTCCTTCAAGTAAAGGCAAATCAGCATATAAAGTTTTTAAGAAACTACTTTTCCCTGAACCTGTTTTTCCAATAATGTAGATGAATTCGCCATGCTGAACATCCAGATTAATGTGAGAGATGATTTTTCTTCCTTCTTGATATATAGTGACTTCTTTAAGAGACAGTACGGTTTGTGACATAATAAAATTGATTTGATTGGTAAAAGTAATAAGATAACGATTGGATTCAAAATAAATTTCAATCATTTCTTAAGAAAATTTCTAAAAAATGAAATGAAAATTTACACCATATAAGTACTGTAAGTTCATTTTAGTTCATCTACGAAAACATCCTAGCTTATAATAACTTATATAACTTATATGGTTAAAAATCGTTTTTTATTGTGTTCTAAAATATCCTCTGTTAAAGATTTTTTTATAATAAAAGCTGGAAACGTTTCGTTATAAACGGTATAAAATGATAAATTTGAATACTAAATAAAACTAAAATGCGTAGACTTTCCTGGTTCTTTTTACTCCAAATTATTCTTATTTCGACCACGGTTTCGGCACAAAAATCAGCTATATATACTTACGAATTAAAGGATTTTGATAAAGCAGTGGCTTTATACAATGACAAACAATATGCATCGGCACAACATATTTTTGAATATGTAAAAAATAATACGGCGCCAACTGAAGAAGTAAAATCAGATTGCGCTTATTATATCGCAAATTGTGCCATCAGAACCAATCAGCCAAATGCGGATGCTTTGATGGAAAAGTTTGTGGATGATTATCCAACAAGCACCAAACAAAATCAGGCGTATATTGAAGTTGCACAATATTTCTTTGAGCAAGGAAATTATCCAAAAGCTTTGCAATGGTTTGACAAAGTAGATGAAAGTTACATGAGCAAATCGGATTCGGATAAATTTAATTTCCAAAAAGGATATAGTTTTTTCAATGCCAAAAAGAAAAAAGAAGCGACAACGTATTTTAATAAAGTCGTAAACTCTCCTGAATACGGCTCTCAAGCCAAATATTATTTAGGATTCATGGCTTATGAAGGCGATGATTACAAAGAAGCAACCAAATATTTTGACGAAGTTTCGGGCGAAGAAAAATACAAAGAAAAGCTTTCGTATTATCAAGCCGATATGAATTTCAAATTGGGTAATTTCCAAAAAGCAATTGATTTGGGCCAGAAAGCGATGGCGAAATCAAATGAAATTGAAAAATCGGAACTGAATAAAATTATTGGAGAAAGTTATTTCAATTTAAAGCAATATGGAAAAGCGATTCCATATTTAGAGCTTTACGCAGGCAAAAAAGGAAAATGGAATAATACCGATTTTTATCAATTGGGTTATGCTTATTACGAGCAAAAAGACTACGAAAAGGCGATTTCTCAGTTCAATAAAATTATTGAAGGAAAAGATTTTGTGGCTCAAAATGCCTATTATCATTTAGGTTTAAGTTATTTGAATACTGGCAAAAAACAAGAAGCTTTAAACGCGTTTAAAAATGCTTCTGAAATGGAATTTAATGCTCAGATTCAAGAAGATGCAGCGTTGAATTATGCAAAATTGAGTTATGATATTGGAAATGCTTATCAGACTGTTCCTGGAATTTTGCTTGATTTCTTGAAAAAATATCCAAATAATTCTAGTCGAGCTGAAGTTGAAAAACTTTTAGTTGACTCCTATATTTCGACAAAAAACTACAAAGAAGCTTTGGCTTTATTAGAAAAAAACAGAACTGCTGAAAATAAAGCGGCATATCAAAAAGTTTTGTTTTACAGAGGTTTGGAATTGTATAATGAATCGAATTATACAGAAGCAGGAAAGATGTTTAAAAGTGCTATTAGCGAACAAAAAACGCCTGAATTTACGGCGCGTGCTACTTTCTGGAAAGCAGAAACAGAATATCTTTCAGATGATTTTAAAAATGCTTTGTTGACATACAAACAGTTTGCTGGACTTCCTGCAGCAAAATCTACCGAAGAATATAAAAACATCAATTATAATATTGGATATACGTATTTCAAGATGAAAGAATATGATTCGGCAGCAAGTTCATTTCAAGCTCAGATTGATAATTCGCCTTCTGATAAATCGCGATTAACGGATTCGTATTTGCGTTTGGGGGATTCTCGTTTTGTAAATTCGAAATATTCTCAGGCAATGGAAGCGTACGGAAAAGCAATCGATGCAAAAGGAGTTGATGCTGATTATGCACAATTTCAAAAAGCACTTTCATATGGTTTTATGTCAAAAAATGATCAGAAAATCAATGAGTTGAACAACTTTTTGAAAATGTATAAAAAATCAGAATATCGCGATGATGTTTTGTTTGAATTAGGGAATACGTATGTTGCCGACAAGAAAAATGATTTGGCAATTAAAACCTATGATCAACTGATTTCGGAATATCCAAATGGCTTGTTTACTTCAAAATCGATCTTAAAACAAGGTTTGATTTATTACAATTCAGATCGCGATGAATTGGCTTTGGCCAAATTCAAAAAAGTTGCAGCGGAGTTTCCTAAAACGCCAGAAGCTTTAGAGGCAGTTTCAACAGCAAGATTGATTTATGTTGATTCTGGAAAAGTAGATGAATATGCAACTTGGGTGCGTAGTTTGGATTTCGTTTCGGTTACAGATGCAGAATTGGATAATGATACTTATGACGCCGCTTACAAACAATACAGCCAAAGCAACAGCAAAGCCGCGATTACTGGTTTTGCAGGTTATGTGAGCAAATTTCCTTCGGGATTGCATGCTTTAGAAGCAAATTTCTACTTGGCTCAATTGTATTATGCTGATGGTTTGGAGACAAAATCGATTTCAAACTATCAATATGTAATCGGACAGCCACGAAGTGAATTTAGCGAACAATCATTAAACAAATTGGCGCAG comes from Flavobacterium sp. KACC 22761 and encodes:
- a CDS encoding transferase: MIRNSYRKYKSFYQKIKFYWSVNWTKTLYFNFKKFPFQTAKKLPVFFYKRVKFTSISGEIQIEGKIQKAMIGFGQPYELNTVHRGIAEINIQGKLIFKGKFQFGKDYFLFVGENAVCELGNMSSMASNAKLICLEKVVLGDYARFGSECQIIDTNFHDLIDTQTGEKLQKSAPILIGNFNFISNRVSIMKGTQTPDFCTIASNSLCTKEYASLGENILIGGVPAQLIRENVSRDWQGEKQQLDDFLTI
- a CDS encoding glycosyltransferase, with the translated sequence MISTHKKKKIALIGYRLSGGGSDKVMANLSIFFQHKGFEVDIIIVLDEVSFPYLGKLVNLGLLKNKSNGIFNKIKRLKALKKYLNENHFDFIIDFRFRTKVIQELILARFIYNAKTIFTVHSFLIDHYMPNNSWLTRLMYNHCLANVALTDEMKTLIETKHKLQNVVTIHNPIYLEEIVKKQIEKIDIAFDYIIAIGQYENEIKQFDKLISSYAKSDLIEKQIHLVIVGNGDESKLQKAISDHQIHDFVHLLGYQNNPFKYLSKAKFLVLSSKNEGFPNVILEALACEIPVVSFDCDFGPRDMISSFENGILVENQNWEKMTEALNLLISNTDLYQKCKQNSQNSIDPFLLEKIGQQWLNLLQEH
- a CDS encoding O-antigen translocase, whose amino-acid sequence is MSDKKSYQQILKTTSLFGGVQFFSILISVVRTKLIAVFIGPAGMGIIALLNSTLGVLSSISGFGIETSAVKSISENYKNDDLKTVSKTIQIVKKIVFFTGIFGMFLTLAFSKILSIITFGDSSQTFSFAILSVTILLKQLSSGQLAVLQGLRSFRLLAKANLYGNLFGLLFSIPLYYFLKIDAILPTIIIASLSALIFSFYYSNKVKIEKEKIENSAVFLEGKLIVKLGFMLTISSVLTLLSTYLVQIYVGKIGGLDQVGFYNAGFTLLNSYVGVIFTVMSTDYFPKLASINSDNEKVRESVQQQAFISVLIITPIIVLFLTSSSLIIKLMYTSKFEVIVPMICAGILGMLFRAVSWSMGFVLIAKGDSKMFVKTAIGFNILSVIMNIGGYYFYGLEGLGISFFLYFLCHFIGLKIITKKRYDFYFEREFYQLYFVCFGICATSFLLRFIENEVLKYSLFSLMILVSFGFSFYEINKKMNLSEIFTSFVQQKKGKNDPE
- a CDS encoding glycosyltransferase, with amino-acid sequence MYDNPLVTIICLCYNQEKFVVESLTSAINQDYSFIEVIVVDDFSTDNSKETIKKFLIDYPQIRFIENKTNLGSTKSFNKALKLAKGDFIIDLACDDVLMLNCVSLQTKAFQETAFKNLGIVYGNAELITENGAHDSYYFAVDAAKKTIKKRKTGDIYLSVISGGNSICSVSSMVKKSVFDDLNGYDENLAYEDLDLWIRASRQYDVDYIDEILIQKRIASNSLGTHFFLKNDARAKKINHSTYLIIKKAILLNRTKEEHKAILKRIHFEMILAYKTSNFKLLFLYISLEIKQRLRIMIER
- a CDS encoding FdtA/QdtA family cupin domain-containing protein, which produces MTTVQDISLLKIPVVEDLSGNLAFIQNGVLPFEFKRVYYLFDVPSTAFRGGHSHIEQHEVLIALSGSFEVIVNDGKDKKSYLLNKPNVGLHLPKGIWRELENFSSGSVCLVLASDVFEETDYIRDYETFLNSKK
- a CDS encoding DegT/DnrJ/EryC1/StrS family aminotransferase, which encodes MIPFLDLKKINEPYETAFQEKLKSVLENGWYILGKEVEIFEKAFAEYNQTKYCIGVGNGFDALVLIFKGYIELGKLKKGDEVIVPANTYIASILSILQADLIPVFVEPKLETYNINPDLIQEKITPKTKAILAVHLYGQLAEMEKINEIAEKNNLLIVEDGAQSHGTINNQKSAIKNLKSSVAYSFYPGKNLGCLGDGGAITTNDSELAKVLFSLRNYGSEKKYYNEFIGVNSRLDELQAGFLSLKLPNLDADNQKRRLIAKRYLSEIKNQKIILPFWDLSENHVFHLFVIRTENREALQNYLAQNSIQTVIHYPIPPHKQKAFLEWNNLSFPITEKIHNEVLSLPISPVLIESEIDFIIEILNQY
- a CDS encoding glycosyltransferase family 2 protein, translated to MLSILIPVYNYAVLPLVNELVKQCNSCGITFEILCQDDASQSELNTKNQEINSFSNCSFLINEANLGRGKNINSLAQKAKYDGLLILDCDTFPAQDNFIQNYISAISNSEEKIVFGGIIYADKKPQKEQLLRWIYGQKRETVSTLTSNLWIKKEVFLEFPFDEEITKYGYEDLLFFSVLKRNNFEVFQIENPTFHLNLETSEVFLAKTKTALENLVFLHNSRKISSQESKIIKAFKILKKLKLIGFSNFIFKKNQNKIERNLLSEKPSLFLFDLYKLGYFCFLKIQSSSGAKYL
- a CDS encoding cell division ATP-binding protein FtsE, coding for MSQTVLSLKEVTIYQEGRKIISHINLDVQHGEFIYIIGKTGSGKSSFLKTLYADLPLLEGEGHIVEFDLATLKENDIPYLRRKIGIVFQDFKLLPDRSVKDNMLFVLKATGWTEKEAMEHKIDEVLNKVGMKDFLNKMPHQLSGGEQQRVAIARALLNDPEFILADEPTGNLDPQTSSEVLEVLKNINALGKTVIMATHDYALLMKFPSKTLKCEDERIFEVVQRSV
- a CDS encoding glycosyltransferase family 4 protein yields the protein MKLLYVVPKIKNAGGVARVLAVKANYFVEHFGYEIHILSQNENDELPFYDFNSKVVFHNVILEGNALRFLQSYKKQLNEKLSEIKPDMILVADNGLKAFIFPFIVNTKRPIVFEVHGSKFIEEKAQKTDFISKSIQKNKYRFKDFSVRKFTKIVALSEESKNEWKAKNTIVIPNASWIKTEKNSDLKNKKVIAIARYSYEKGLDRLLLIWEKAVKKHPDWILDIYTDDFDSLKSIVADLGLNSNVNIFGFVKNIEEKYREYSICAMTSRSEGFPMVLLEAMASGLPCVAFDCPIGPRTIITNEENGFLIPENDYEMYVEKLSFLIENEESRLKFGKNAKQTSENYSVDKVMEKWRLFLENIIIV
- a CDS encoding GNAT family N-acetyltransferase produces the protein MIFTVKKYDQNDYQLWNDFIALAKNATFLFHRDFMEYHKDRFEDFSLLIFDEEKLLAVLPANKQGNSVHSHQGLTYGGLIFSSKLKAEKTEMILDEILSFLKENKIETFHYKPIPNFYFSKGNQEMDFFLFKRNAISERKEMNLAVNLQTPLKISKSKMKHFRRIENLDLDIVEEKDFKPFWKNVLEPRLQEKFNAKPVHTCEEITFLKQRFPEKIKQYSVYQNDEIIAGIAIFETEHVVKSQYGATSEKGEKVRALDFLFINLIHKYKRKGKHFFDMGIVNEDNESGYHPGLLKQKEELGCSVYNQDFYKIDL